A genomic window from Prunus persica cultivar Lovell chromosome G2, Prunus_persica_NCBIv2, whole genome shotgun sequence includes:
- the LOC18785564 gene encoding putative gamma-glutamylcyclotransferase At3g02910 — MVDDEKGRRRRVFTYGTLKRGFWNHSLMQELMRSGDAVFLGNYRSEEKYPLVCGPYRVPFLLNLPGLGQRVMGELYAVSSHGLARMDELEGTSRGHYEMLPIKLEAEEEAAAAANAYFAHSSYAMELWIKNGRMGLSTYSEKEARGYVKRQDRPQHLTFLDHIHLFLSSSSSSSSS, encoded by the coding sequence atggttGATGACGAGAAAGGTAGAAGAAGGCGGGTGTTCACGTACGGCACCCTGAAGCGGGGATTTTGGAACCACAGCTTAATGCAGGAGCTGATGAGAAGCGGAGACGCGGTTTTCTTGGGAAACTACAGAAGCGAAGAAAAGTACCCGCTGGTGTGTGGGCCCTACCGGGTGCCCTTTCTCCTGAACCTGCCAGGCTTGGGTCAGCGGGTTATGGGCGAGTTGTACGCCGTGTCGAGTCACGGATTGGCTCGCATGGATGAGTTGGAGGGCACGAGTCGCGGACACTACGAGATGCTCCCCATAAAGCTAGAGGCTGAGGAggaggcggcggcggcggcgaaTGCTTATTTTGCGCACAGCAGCTACGCGATGGAGCTGTGGATCAAGAATGGGAGGATGGGTTTGAGCACGTATTCCGAGAAAGAGGCGCGGGGATACGTCAAGCGCCAAGATAGGCCGCAGCATCTCACCTTTCTCGACCACATCCATCTATTTCTGTCTTCTtcatcctcatcctcctcctcttga
- the LOC18787482 gene encoding uncharacterized protein LOC18787482, translated as MAGSDNISTHSHKDFYKVLEVDYDANDEKIRFNYRRLALKWHPDKYKGDSDVTTKFQEINEAYEVLSDPAKRLDYDLTGTYEIDKYTLREYLARFKGMILTCNGLGIGHTSTWTKQVMETDGLSEK; from the exons ATGGCGGGCAGTGATAATATCAGCACCCACAGCCACAAG GATTTCTACAAAGTTTTGGAGGTTGATTATGATGCAAATGACGAGAAGATCAGATTCAATTACCGAAGGCTTGCTCTG AAGTGGCATCCTGACAAGTACAAGGGTGACAGTGACGTTACGACAAAGTTTCAAGAGATTAATGAAGCTTATGAAG TGTTAAGTGATCCTGCTAAGCGACTTGACTATGATTTAACTGGAACTTATGAGATTGATAAGTACACTTTACGG GAATATCTTGCCAGATTTAAAGGAATGATACTTACGTGCAATGGGCTGGGTATTGGCCATACATCAACATG GACAAAACAAGTGATGGAAACTGATGGCTTAAGCGAAAAATAA
- the LOC18786967 gene encoding LOW QUALITY PROTEIN: alcohol dehydrogenase-like 1 (The sequence of the model RefSeq protein was modified relative to this genomic sequence to represent the inferred CDS: deleted 1 base in 1 codon) gives MSETESSCSSHSQVITCKAVVCWGIGEAGKVEEIQVEPPKASEVRVKMLNASLCHTDILISQGHPICGREHRGEGGDIKEGDMVIPTFVSECQECENCVSGKTNMCLKYPLSFTGLMPDGTSRMSAKGQKLYMHVFSCSTWSEYMVVNVNYLVKLPPTMITSGSFPLPHASFLSCGFSTGFGAPWKEAKLEKGSTVAFIGLGAVGLGAVEGARIIGIDKNDRKREKGKAFGTTDFINPDHHHHHHHKSVSQSFECTGFAPFINETLEATKLVSIQYTFFFPAIIDCLN, from the exons atgtcaGAGACAGAGAGCAGCTGCAGCTCACACTCACAGGTCATAACATGCAAAG cGGTGGTATGCTGGGGAATAGGAGAAGCAGGGAAGGTGGAAGAGATACAAGTAGAGCCTCCAAAAGCGTCTGAAGTTCGGGTGAAGATGCTCAACGCCAGTCTTTGTCACACTGACATCTTGATTTCCCAAGGCCACCCAATT TGTGGTAGAGAGCATCGGGGAGAAGGAGGAGATATAAAAGAAGGAGACATGGTAATTCCAACGTTTGTTTCAGAGTGCCAGGAATGCGAGAATTGTGTGTCGGGAAAGACAAACATGTGCCTCAAATATCCTTTATCGTTCACCGGTCTCATGCCGGACGGCACTTCAAGAATGTCTGCCAAGGGACAGAAGCTGTAC ATGCATGTATTTTCTTGCTCAACATGGTCAGAGTACATGGTTGTGAATGTTAATTACCTTGTCAAGCTTCCTCCCACAATGATTACTAGTGGTAGTTTTCCTCTCCCCCACGCAAGCTTCCTCTCCTGTGGATTTTCTACTGGATTTGGGGCTCCTTGGAAGGAAGCTAAGCTTGAAAAAGGATCAACTGTCGCTTTTATTGGTCTTGGTGCTGTTGGATTAGGG GCAGTTGAGGGCGCTAGGATCATTGGCATCGACAAAAATGacaggaaaagagaaaaaggaaaagcttTTGGAACGACTGATTTTATAAACcctgatcatcatcatcatcatcaccataaATCAGTTTCTCAGAGCTTTGAGTGCACCGGGTTTGCACCCTTCATCAATGAAACCCTTGAGGCCACAAAATTGGTATCCATACaatatacctttttttttcctgccatAATAGACTGTTTGAATTAG
- the LOC18786641 gene encoding uncharacterized protein LOC18786641 isoform X2: protein MAICFAPLSASFSGGGCQLKAREMWWSSSSRAESAKLTTQSPRKNIQLRTNRNFAIRAEYSDDSRGGGADFLAGFVLGGAVFGTLAYVFAPQIRRSLLNEDEYGFRKARRPIYYDEGLEKTRQTLNAKISQLNSAIDNVSSRLRGGNNVPTVPIKSDPEVEATILEESSS, encoded by the exons ATGGCGATCTGCTTTGCTCCTCTATCCGCCTCATTTTCAG GAGGCGGATGTCAGCTGAAGGCGCGTGAGATGTGGTGGTCCAGCAGCAGTCGGGCAGAATCAGCAAAGCTCACTACCCAAAGCCCAAGGAAAAATATTCAACTGCGAACCAACCGCAATTTCGCTATTCGTGCTGAGTACAG TGATGATAGTAGGGGTGGAGGTGCTGATTTTCTTGCTGGATTTGTCTTAGGTGGTGCTGTCTTTGGGACCTTAGCTTATGTTTTTGCTCCACAG ATTAGAAGATCTCTACTTAATGAAGATGAATATGGATTCCGGAAGGCCAGAAGACCAATATATTATGATGAAGGTTTGGAG AAGACCAGGCAGACCTTGAATGCAAAAATAAGCCAGCTCAATTCGGCCATTGACAATGTCTCTTCACGTTTGAGAGGTGGGAACAATGTGCCGACGGTGCCAATTAAAAGTGATCCTGAAGTAGAAGCAACCAT ATTGGAGGAGAGCAGCAGTTAG
- the LOC18786641 gene encoding uncharacterized protein LOC18786641 isoform X5, translating into MWWSSSSRAESAKLTTQSPRKNIQLRTNRNFAIRAEYSSDDSRGGGADFLAGFVLGGAVFGTLAYVFAPQIRRSLLNEDEYGFRKARRPIYYDEGLEKTRQTLNAKISQLNSAIDNVSSRLRGGNNVPTVPIKSDPEVEATILEESSS; encoded by the exons ATGTGGTGGTCCAGCAGCAGTCGGGCAGAATCAGCAAAGCTCACTACCCAAAGCCCAAGGAAAAATATTCAACTGCGAACCAACCGCAATTTCGCTATTCGTGCTGAGTACAG CAGTGATGATAGTAGGGGTGGAGGTGCTGATTTTCTTGCTGGATTTGTCTTAGGTGGTGCTGTCTTTGGGACCTTAGCTTATGTTTTTGCTCCACAG ATTAGAAGATCTCTACTTAATGAAGATGAATATGGATTCCGGAAGGCCAGAAGACCAATATATTATGATGAAGGTTTGGAG AAGACCAGGCAGACCTTGAATGCAAAAATAAGCCAGCTCAATTCGGCCATTGACAATGTCTCTTCACGTTTGAGAGGTGGGAACAATGTGCCGACGGTGCCAATTAAAAGTGATCCTGAAGTAGAAGCAACCAT ATTGGAGGAGAGCAGCAGTTAG
- the LOC18786641 gene encoding uncharacterized protein LOC18786641 isoform X1, giving the protein MAICFAPLSASFSGGGCQLKAREMWWSSSSRAESAKLTTQSPRKNIQLRTNRNFAIRAEYSSDDSRGGGADFLAGFVLGGAVFGTLAYVFAPQIRRSLLNEDEYGFRKARRPIYYDEGLEKTRQTLNAKISQLNSAIDNVSSRLRGGNNVPTVPIKSDPEVEATILEESSS; this is encoded by the exons ATGGCGATCTGCTTTGCTCCTCTATCCGCCTCATTTTCAG GAGGCGGATGTCAGCTGAAGGCGCGTGAGATGTGGTGGTCCAGCAGCAGTCGGGCAGAATCAGCAAAGCTCACTACCCAAAGCCCAAGGAAAAATATTCAACTGCGAACCAACCGCAATTTCGCTATTCGTGCTGAGTACAG CAGTGATGATAGTAGGGGTGGAGGTGCTGATTTTCTTGCTGGATTTGTCTTAGGTGGTGCTGTCTTTGGGACCTTAGCTTATGTTTTTGCTCCACAG ATTAGAAGATCTCTACTTAATGAAGATGAATATGGATTCCGGAAGGCCAGAAGACCAATATATTATGATGAAGGTTTGGAG AAGACCAGGCAGACCTTGAATGCAAAAATAAGCCAGCTCAATTCGGCCATTGACAATGTCTCTTCACGTTTGAGAGGTGGGAACAATGTGCCGACGGTGCCAATTAAAAGTGATCCTGAAGTAGAAGCAACCAT ATTGGAGGAGAGCAGCAGTTAG
- the LOC18786641 gene encoding uncharacterized protein LOC18786641 isoform X4, producing MAICFAPLSASFSGGGCQLKAREMWWSSSSRAESAKLTTQSPRKNIQLRTNRNFAIRAEYSDDSRGGGADFLAGFVLGGAVFGTLAYVFAPQIRRSLLNEDEYGFRKARRPIYYDEGLEKTRQTLNAKISQLNSAIDNVSSRLRGGNNVPTVPIKSDPEVEATM from the exons ATGGCGATCTGCTTTGCTCCTCTATCCGCCTCATTTTCAG GAGGCGGATGTCAGCTGAAGGCGCGTGAGATGTGGTGGTCCAGCAGCAGTCGGGCAGAATCAGCAAAGCTCACTACCCAAAGCCCAAGGAAAAATATTCAACTGCGAACCAACCGCAATTTCGCTATTCGTGCTGAGTACAG TGATGATAGTAGGGGTGGAGGTGCTGATTTTCTTGCTGGATTTGTCTTAGGTGGTGCTGTCTTTGGGACCTTAGCTTATGTTTTTGCTCCACAG ATTAGAAGATCTCTACTTAATGAAGATGAATATGGATTCCGGAAGGCCAGAAGACCAATATATTATGATGAAGGTTTGGAG AAGACCAGGCAGACCTTGAATGCAAAAATAAGCCAGCTCAATTCGGCCATTGACAATGTCTCTTCACGTTTGAGAGGTGGGAACAATGTGCCGACGGTGCCAATTAAAAGTGATCCTGAAGTAGAAGCAACCATGTGA
- the LOC18786641 gene encoding uncharacterized protein LOC18786641 isoform X3: protein MAICFAPLSASFSGGGCQLKAREMWWSSSSRAESAKLTTQSPRKNIQLRTNRNFAIRAEYSSDDSRGGGADFLAGFVLGGAVFGTLAYVFAPQIRRSLLNEDEYGFRKARRPIYYDEGLEKTRQTLNAKISQLNSAIDNVSSRLRGGNNVPTVPIKSDPEVEATM from the exons ATGGCGATCTGCTTTGCTCCTCTATCCGCCTCATTTTCAG GAGGCGGATGTCAGCTGAAGGCGCGTGAGATGTGGTGGTCCAGCAGCAGTCGGGCAGAATCAGCAAAGCTCACTACCCAAAGCCCAAGGAAAAATATTCAACTGCGAACCAACCGCAATTTCGCTATTCGTGCTGAGTACAG CAGTGATGATAGTAGGGGTGGAGGTGCTGATTTTCTTGCTGGATTTGTCTTAGGTGGTGCTGTCTTTGGGACCTTAGCTTATGTTTTTGCTCCACAG ATTAGAAGATCTCTACTTAATGAAGATGAATATGGATTCCGGAAGGCCAGAAGACCAATATATTATGATGAAGGTTTGGAG AAGACCAGGCAGACCTTGAATGCAAAAATAAGCCAGCTCAATTCGGCCATTGACAATGTCTCTTCACGTTTGAGAGGTGGGAACAATGTGCCGACGGTGCCAATTAAAAGTGATCCTGAAGTAGAAGCAACCATGTGA